The proteins below come from a single Amphiura filiformis chromosome 15, Afil_fr2py, whole genome shotgun sequence genomic window:
- the LOC140172011 gene encoding uncharacterized protein, which yields MALPYLPHEKIAPMFQLLKRRGSTDKLREVFGYIEKTWIEGLWSPRDWSNFMSSVRTNNDVEGWHHRLNQKVGGRANLPFYQLVTELHREAGMVDLQIRLVTEQKLSIHQRTMTKRLQGRLFTYWDEFNQKTRTTERLLRACAAPATESLQSSFRQPPPLSNQLHLDT from the exons ATGGCCCTCCCCTACTTACCACATGAAAAGATTGCCCCTATGTTCCAGCTGCTGAAGCGTCGTGGAAGTACAGATAAGTTGCGAGAG GTATTCGGCTACATCGAGAAGACGTGGATAGAGGGATTATGGTCACCTcgcgattggagcaactttatgTCAAGTGTCAGGACCAACAACGATGTCGAGGGTTGGCATCATCGTCTGAACCAGAAGGTAGGAGGTCGTGCCAACTTACCTTTCTATCAGCTGGTAACTGAACTGCATCGAGAAGCTGGAATGGTTGATCTGCAAATCCGCCTGGTCACGGAGCAGAAGCTGTCCATACACCAGCGTACAATGACGAAACGACTACAGGGGCGTCTGTTCACATACTGGGATGAATTCAACCAGAAGACCAGAACCACCGAAAGACTACTGCGTGCCTGTGCCGCGCCTGCTACGGAGTCGCTCCAATCATCATTCCGCCAACCGCCACCGCTATCGAACCAGCTCCACCTCGACACCTGA